The genomic window GTCTCCAtctgtgtgctttgtgttttttgcttctTTGTGTATAACATTTCTCATTGTAGAAAATCTAGCTAATTCTTGCTGCCACAATGGCATTGAAAACTTgagaaaaaaggcaaaggtacaaaACTGTGTAAAAGATTTGTCGGGAGTCAAGaaactacccatcccacaatccattgtgaATGATATCGCTTCTTCTTTAATGTTACTTTTGTAGTTGTTTTAGTGTTTGTTCTGTTAATACAAGTGTTGAAATATGTTTAATTTTGTGTGGTGGAATATATATATCCCATTCACTGATGCATAACAAGGTTTGTGTTAGCTAACTgactaactagctagcctgctagcaaaACTATCCGTTCTCATTCGGTGCCGAGGAGCgagaaacattgccatggtaacagcaagctccaccaatcagagacttTGACACCCTATGGTCTAGTTCTTTTTACCTGATATCCCGAATAgaccatgtttttcttaaaacaaggTTGATAAAACTTGTGTCTCCAACAGGAGCATATACTATCATTTCATACACAGCTTGTGGTAAGTCTACCTAGGGTAGTTATGACATTATGGATAATAGTCAAATTggctatggagaaaatgaatgggatttttacttCAAGAACCACACTCTTGAGCCCTATTACTTAAAAGGGAGAAAGGTCAGTGAGTTTTAAGAGTCCCTGTGGAGAAAAAGGGCACAGCAGGTGGAAAAGTCTGATTTAACAGGTGCAAGCttaattttctgttttgatAGTTAAGTGTTCTAATAGTCACTTTTGGTAACTGATACCTCTTGAACAACAATACCACAGTGTATGTCTTTCACTATTTTCTCCATTGTTTCTACATCCTGTTTTTCACACTCCTTCCCATCctttcagattttctttgttctcttttttcatcTTGCCCTCCCCTATGTTCTTTGTTCCAcctctcttcttttatttctctatGGAGttgtcactctctctccctctcaatgACAAGAGGACAGATGATGTCAGAATTCATTGGAGACATCTGCATGCAAGCATCTCCAtctgtgtgctttgtgtttgtgctgcttcaTGTTTGCATATGCATTTGTCTGGTGTACTCAGCTCTCATTTTGGAGTATTTTTCTGATGTGCGTCAATATTTCCTTGAATAGGTAGGATTTAGTAAAAGTATAAGGGCATGTGAACAGATCGCAGCAGAGTTCATGACGCACTCATCTCCTCAGAAACGACAAACAGACTGAATTGCATGTGCTCAtgtcttttaaaacatgtaaatatttttgGACCACATTGTTGTGAAATGTGATCGGTCTACTCTGCTTATGCACGTGACACGAAGTATTTTTTGGGTGTTCGCTGTGCATGTGCGTGGATGCTGCCTGAGTGATGCAATGAGGAACGTCTGTCTCCCAGTGTGCCTGTAACATGGCATATCAGCATCACCGAGCACTGCCAACAAGAGTGTGTTCGCTCTTAAGCCCTCCAAATGTTCTCAGCTTCAGAGATCCAAGTACATGATTCAAACGTCACACCTCTTCTAGACATgctctttttgttgtgtctcttaAATTTACTTCTgctttagatagatagatagatagatagatagatagatagatagatagatagatagatagataaaaaTGTTGCAACTAATGTTTCTTGTAATGAACATGTCTTGCATATGTCCACATGTTCTGGAAAACATATCTTAGAAATAACAAGCACCCCACTGGCAACAACATCTTTTCTGACTCTTTGATATTTCAAATAGATAGGTACCAACTAGCTGTGAGGaggacaacaacacacagaggtTTGTACTAATTGGCCTTTAAACTGATTGCTGCAGGATAATATGTATGGTTATTGGTTGTTATAGAAGGAGATCACAAGTGAAAAACAGATTCAGAGACAGTGAAACGATGTTTTCAAATAGACAAGCAAAGAAGATCACATAAGTCAGACATTTTGACTCCAAACTAGTTACTAGTTACTAATTACTTCCATGAATCATAGGAGCATGTCAGCTCACGTTGGAGGTTACACGAAAGAAAATAGGGCAGATAGTTGAGAAAATCTTCTGATGTCAAAAGCTCAGTAGAGAGCAAGCGTGCTAAAATATAAACTCAGAAACACAAGATGTGAATGAAGAAGAGTTTTAGTCAACTCCTGAACAGAATAAAAGGATGGGAAAACTACGTATGTGCATGAGGAAGTGAGAAATTGCTGGCATattggtgtgtatgtgagtaAGAAAAAGACTGTGAGAGGGCTGGGGGCCCAGCAGGTGGAGGCAAGTTGTGACAAAGTAGTGACGCATTTGATCAAGCGCACAACAAGCAGCCTCCCTTCccagctctgctctgctccctctcctctcatgaaTAAATGAGCATCCTTTGATAATCATCTTCTCCACAAACTGTAGCTTCCACAGATACATTCAAGTCCCGCCTACAGCCTTTGCTGATGGATGACTGGCATTGAAGCTGCCCAATTGTACCCACACAGTTTATATGTACTTCTAGAAGAAAATGCGTCATGGAATTTTTCTGCCACACAGAAGCATGGAGACCAATGGGAATGTGAAGGATGAGCTGTCTGCTTTAGCCTTATATAGTCATGACAAAGTGTGATCCTCCAactgagctctgtgtgtgtgtgtgtgtgtgtgtgtgtgtgtgtgtgtgtgtgtgtgtgtgtgtgtgtgtgtgtgtgtgtgtgtgtgtgtgtgtgtgtgtgtgtgtgtgtgtgtgtgtgtgtgtgtgtgtgagtttgtcttTTGTATGCAACAGCTTTCTATTTGCTTTATTTGTCAGTTTTGATGACAGTGACCAATATAAGCATAATTGCAAACAggttaaaacacatttttagaaaacCATGTTAAAAAATACCTTCATACATGATGACTAGTTTTCCTTCTTCTCCCAAGCAATCCAGTAATATCCTAATATATAAAATACTTCAAGATACTCTTGAATAGATGATTTTCATATCATCATTTCTCCTCATACATtgtaaaattacattttcaacaaaagTAATTAGTACTTTGCATTCTATCAAAAATCAATATCTGGTTGCTCAGAATGAATCAGAATCAGtatatttacacatacaaggaatctAACTTgctgttttggtgcaaaacagttaataaagggaaataaagcaaatttagcaagaacttaaatacaataaaatataagaaGCAACTGTAATTagttctgaataatatctgcataGCTCCAATTCATAAAAAATGCTTGCTCAAGGCAGGTCTAGAGTGAccatactctttgttatatttttttaattagtccCAGTGAAAGACAGATGTTTAGCATTTTCCCTTAAGTTATTACTTTCTAGAAACCcaattcacttttgttttttagtgaTGATTGCATCTTGACTCTGTAATGGATAGTATTGGTCCGGCTGCATGCAACTTCGGTAAATAGTACACCGACATATCTCAACATTCTCTCAATGGATTGCCAAAGATCGATTACTCACAGCATCATGTGAACAAGATTGTGAACATGAACATTTCACACTTTAACACTCATTACTGCTAAATAtcagaatgaaaacattttcaaagggAACATGTAAAACTTGCTGTTCTTAGATGCAGCCTATCTGCCTGCATGACTGTAGACACCATTTAAATGAACTGTCTGGATGCTCTGATGATCAGTTTTAATAGTGGGAAGCTTGAGGTTGACAGGTGAGTAtcacacaaagttacagacattTTATTAGTTCAGGGAAACTCTTTCCAAGGAGAAAGAGATATTTTGTAAGAGACTGTCTTTGAAAAATACCAAAATTATTTGAATAACTCAAACTGCTAAAGCCTTATACAGCTTCAGATGACCTTTGAATCTAACCTCTGTACTGCCTGGTGATGATGGATTTATACTGGAATCTAATTAAGAAGGGCCAGCATTATGAGTAAGAGGATGGATTGCTGAGGCCGATAGCCTTTACAAAGTACATATTGGCATATGCGTTCCGAGTTAGACTACTTAAAACATTATCACAATAATTAACATCTACAGCTTGTAAATAATTAAAGTAATTATTAGAACCCACACCAGTGGGAAGACCTTAATCCATTCTTCATATAGGAAATTCCATTTTTAGTGGTCTACAGGTGCACATAAACTCCCAAAGAAtgattcatatttatatttaaaaagcagtctTGCACATATGTTTTTGCAAAACAGTTCCATTAATGTGCCCTGCAGTACATTCATTGTAAAGTGTTATTGTTTTCTGCATGTTTCAAATAGTAGGTGTTTATGGTGTCAGCTGAGTTTTGTGCCATTTACAATTGCTTGGCTTGACTTGACTGTGAATAGTAATGAAGTTTACACTACTCATACTGTGGTTTCATCTCCACATTTCCGCTTCTCAGTCTTTCTCGGCTGAACTGCTGCACAGTTTAGAAAGCTGGATTACTGCCTGGAGGAGTTACACAATGGCAAGTGTGGCCGTGTGTCCACGAGTTTGTGCgggggagtgtgtgtttatctgcttTGATTGCTTTGGCTGGACAATCGCCAAGACataaaatgaaacaacacaaagacattgTGTTAAACAAGTATGAATGTATTCTTTCCTTATGCTGTATCTttgaacaacatgttttttttcttttacagtaaaaataaataacaaattatTGAATCTGTCATACAGAATTATTATTTCATTCTTAATTACAAAACATAGAACGTGTACAATGACAAGGGAACAAAGGGAAACTGGCACTTTGGTCGTCTGAAAGTGACCTCATTGTGATGGCCACTGAAGAGCACCCGGGCTCAGTTTGACCTCCTCTGCAAAACCCAATAAAAGACTTAACAACAGGATGACACACTGAATATTTCCTCCATACATTCTTATTATTACAGTGACCTTCATTTTCAATCTCTCAATTCATCAGgttacattttctgtcaatttgaaaataagagagagagaaatggatgacattgtttgtattatttgtaatacaaacactcacacacgctCTGTGTGTGGGTCTGTTTATGTGAGTGCCTTTCTCACATTACCTCCTACTCTTTCACACCTACTACATCTTGGCCTTGCCCCTGTCACCTCCACTGGAGCCAGGGACCATCTCCTTCCGTATTCTCTCAGCCCTTGAGAGATGCAGAGAGCTTGAGGAAAAAGGTGGGCaagtaaagaagaagaagagaaactgtTGCTATACATCAGCACACCTCCACTGACTGAAGACTGTGTGAATACTTGTTTTGAATAGGGAGGAATAGATAAACACTGACTATATTTGGTTATTTCCACTTCccttatttgtattttatttaatgcaTGCTCATGTGATTCTTGCTCCAAACTTTTTTGCCGTCTCATCTAAAATAATCCCCTGAACTGAATGTGAGCCTTCAGGACCAGAACCTCTTATCACTTCTCATTATCTCCAccagtttctgtctttttttatctcctgCTCTCTCCGGTCCAGACACTCACCAGACTTTCTCATTGCTCTCTTAGTATATTTACTAATCAGCTAGTTCGCACTGCTTCTGTCCATCTGGCGTCGCCCACCGATGAGTCACTGTAGTGGCAAACTGAATGACGTATTTGCTTTTGCAGTGATGCCAGCTTGTTAATCCATTCATCCTATTTTATCTCACCACACATAGACAGATGTCCATCATAGCAGGAGCTGAGTGCCCTCTATCTGTAAGACCAAGTCCATGTGGTCAGTTCCTATCATCTCTTCTAGTCCCTTTTATTCACAGTTTGGTCACATTGGTGGATTCTGCTTCTTTATAGTAAacttttggggtttttttctgttaccCCATAATTGTAATTCTTTTAGCTTGGAACACAAAATGACCATGTAGATAACtgtgaatcattttttaaaatacattctgCAAATATTGCTCAAAAAAGTATGATAGACAACATTATTCAGGAAATAGTCACCGTATCTTTATATCAAGAAATGCATCTTCATTCAACAATCTttacaaatcaaatgaaatcaTTATGTCACAGAAAGACattcaaaaagcaaaaatatcTGGCTTCCTGACAGGAAGCAATCTTTCCCTGTGGTTGTCGTAAATGACACTGTGTATTCTGTAGCAAAAATAATGGATGAGCAGTATGAATTGAATAACTACTGATGTGTAGATTTGATACTTTTCTCCTGCATGTTGGTGCTTCTTCCACCAGCCGTCTCCTTCAGGGTGTTGTCTTGTACTCTTGCTGCTTTTGTCCTTATTGCTGCAACAACACTGCCCCCATTCCCCTCTCTTTCTAACACTGTTTCTTAAATAGAATATCCTCCCCCACTCCCCTATTAGTCAATTTCCTTGTCTTCATACCTTCTGGTTTGTTGACCTTGCAGCCCTCTTTGTGACATTATCTTCTCTATTATTGTAAAGCCATGCCTGATTGTGTGTCCTGCTCTGTCCTGTAGAAGTATACCCTGGATCAATATGAAATGAGAGTGCTGAACCACACATATCAACACTCACTAAAACACAAACCTATTTACATGACACTTTAAGTGGTTACAGTACTGTCATCACTGTGCACTGATTCTAACAGTAATTGTAATATTGGTAGCAGCCAGTTAATTGGATGCACTAATAGCACTAGTAGTTTGAACTTGTCAAAAATTGACAACATCATTATCAACTGCTTTCAAACCGTGTCGATACTTGTGATGGACTCAGCCCTCGTAGCCCTGATTTCAGGGAATCACGACATCATACAGGTAAGACACAGAAAGCCATACCTGCAGAGTATTGTAGATAAATATGACTTCAACTGAAGAACTCTTAGCAGCCCTGAAAAGTGTTGAGCCCTGTGGTCGATTCCAAAACTGACCATCCCCCCCATCTCCCTTGCTGTTGCCTTGAGAACTGGCATAGAGCAAAGTGGGCAAAGGGGAGTCGAGAGTCTAACAGGGATCCCCACAGCCTATAAAACAGGCTTAAAGGGAAAGATGTCGACTAAGAGTCAGATTCAGCCGAACAGTCGGTTGAGGTTCAGGCAGAGGCTTGAAAGAGAAAGGGCTAGTAGTGAGAGGACTGATggcgaggaggatgagggagaggaggacgATGGAGGCAGGTCAAACTCAGGTGGACATTCGAGCTCGAAGCATCGCAGGGTGACACCTGAGTCCTCGTTGCCGTAGTTGGCCCAGTACTCTTCTGGGTCGAGTTTGGGCAGCGCCAGCTCATCCTCACCCAACTCATACTTGACCACTGAGGTGGTTGTGGACGGGCCTTTCCCGTACAAACCGGCTTTAACGGTCTCTGAGGCCTTCTCGATGACGCCTTTCATGGACGACTGGGGCTTGTTCTTGTGAAACCACCAGCGGGTTTTGGTGCtgaaggtggtggtggtggagccAGCGATCGACCCTGGGTCGGGCAGGGGGCAGGGAGCGAAGTCCATCTCACGGAGAAAGCGGAGGTCCTGGCCACGGCGTGTTGAAGGGGATGCGCAGATCACCTCGGAGGAAGAGACGCGGGCCTCGCGGAACCACTCCCACAGGCCACGGGACTCGCAGCCGCAGGACCAGGGGTTGGCGTTGAGGCGGAGGAACTCGATGCCTTGTGTGTCCCTCAGGGTTTGACTGGGCAGCTCAGCCAaggagttgttgaagagaaaGAGCATTGTCAGGCGGCCGAGGTCGCGAAAGGCGCGGCGGTTCACCTGTCTGATGCGGTTGTCGTGGAGGAGAAGGCGGTCGAGGTTGACCAGGCCGTGGAACATGTTCTCCGAGAGGGTGCGGATACGGTTGCCATGCAGGAAAAGTTGGCTCAGGTTGATGAGGTCAGAGAAGATGTCGTCTTGCAAGAAGTGGAGATTATTCTCCTGTTGAACAAAAGAGAAGACAAACGGAGTTAGacaaagttacatggttgatgatATCAGTTAAAGGAAATGTATGATGCTGTACAGGAGAGGGTCACTGCAAGTTCCACCCCTACCTGCAGATAGAGGTACTGCAGGCTGTACAGCTTGTGAAAGATGTCATGAGGCAGGGCAGTGAGCTTGCAGCGGTGCATGTGGAGGCTCTGGAGCTTCTCGAGGCCGCGGAAGGCTCCCCCATCCAGCCGATGGAGGCCAGGGTTGTCCCCTAGGTCCAACTCCTCCAAGTCCCTTAGCTCACTGAAAGCCCCTGCCTCAATCCACGTGATGTTGTTTGAGAACAGCCACAGAACCTGATGCAAGAAGAcatgtgaacaaaaaaaaaaacgtgaataTGACTAACCTTCAAACGGTGGGAATCAAAAAGATATGCATAAAtagatgtttctttaaaatgaaaaaataaaaaactgcatTCATTTTCTTACTGCAAATGCTGTTTTTCAAAACTCATTCTTACCTGAGTCCCAAAGCCAAACGAGCCAACTCTAAGCTCCGTGATCCGGTTGTTCTGGAGAAACACACGCTGCGACTCATAGGGCACTCCGACCGGGACGGCGGTGAAGTTCTGCGCCTGGCAGCTCACAGTCATGGGCGTCGGGTAGCACACGCATTGTTGCGGGCACGCCGATGCCGGACTTGGCTTGCCGAGGACCAGCCACACCACCAACCAGAGGGAGAGACCGCCTGTGGAAGAgcgggagagagggagagacagaacgAGGTGAGCTGGAGCTGTCCGAGGTGCTGAAATCATCTGTAGCTGAAGCCTCCATTACATCATTTCTCTGTGTCTATACGGGTGCATATTAGCACACATTTTGGCTGTGGATTGacttaaaataatgttttaaactgatAAAGCCTGAACTCTTACATGAGAAATACTGTTTCTCAATAATAAATTAAGTTTACGCGTGAGCACTCCACCTCAAACGCCAATTACGCACAGCaaaatcacaacgtttcaagcaaaagtaaaaacagcttttaaaaagtagGTTACTTCAATTCCACTTGAAATCATTCGATGTTAGCATGTCTCTACAATGCCTTCCGTGTTAGGCATTACATGAGTTACTACAGATTGTCTTTCTATTGTATTATGTATAATACATCCAATCATATATTCAATTTCGATTTCAAATGGAATATGTTAAACTTATATTAAGCCGTCAACAGTTGTGACCGTAGTTGCACAAGCAAGACAAAGCAGCACAAGTGAAGTAAAGCAGCATGAACTCTATCTGCCTGAAGAGTCCAAAGCCGAGGAAAACTTACTTTTGCAGTTGCGCATGATGGAGCATCGTCGGCTCCGATAAATCGGAGAGGTTTCCATCCTGAACCAAAGCCCAAAGCGAGTTAGCCTAAGAGGTTGAAGTAAAGCCTGCTATCTCCGCTGATGCCCTGGTTCCCGAGTCGGAGCGACTGAGAGTGTGCCGTTTGATGGCTACCAGTGTCCCATATATACTCAAGCATCCCGTTATTGCCTACGGCAGTGGGCACCGTGGAATCTCCTACGTCACCAAATCAGGGTCATGAATGAATGAGGGCGGCGAGAAACGGAAAGGGGCGGGCCGGACCACAGGGGATTCTCTTGGAGAGTTTGTACGCGCGTAAAGACTGGTTGGAGACGTGCGCGCAGAGTctgtgagaggaggagacgttttCGACGCACATAGGAACAAGAGGAAGGGAGGGCAAGAGGGAGTGAAAGTAGAAACAGCAAAGGGAGGGTAGAGAAAGGTGGGGGCAAGGCATGGTGCCCGGTGATGATGACTGGGCTGTGTGGAGGAGCGGAGGACGGGTAGGAGAGGAGCGCACAGCTCGCTTCCTGGCTGTCTCTCTCGTGGACCGTTATGGTCTGTTTCCGGCCTGAAGCAGCCAGACAGAATGCAGAAAAGGCTTAGATGGTGCTGTCTTAGGAAAGGAGGATGCCCCCCGAATTATG from Labrus bergylta chromosome 1, fLabBer1.1, whole genome shotgun sequence includes these protein-coding regions:
- the rtn4rl2a gene encoding LOW QUALITY PROTEIN: reticulon-4 receptor-like 2a (The sequence of the model RefSeq protein was modified relative to this genomic sequence to represent the inferred CDS: inserted 1 base in 1 codon), which produces MLEYIWDTGSHQTAHSQSLRLGNQGISGDSXALLQPLRLTRFGLWFRMETSPIYRSRRCSIMRNCKSGLSLWLVVWLVLGKPSPASACPQQCVCYPTPMTVSCQAQNFTAVPVGVPYESQRVFLQNNRITELRVGSFGFGTQVLWLFSNNITWIEAGAFSELRDLEELDLGDNPGLHRLDGGAFRGLEKLQSLHMHRCKLTALPHDIFHKLYSLQYLYLQENNLHFLQDDIFSDLINLSQLFLHGNRIRTLSENMFHGLVNLDRLLLHDNRIRQVNRRAFRDLGRLTMLFLFNNSLAELPSQTLRDTQGIEFLRLNANPWSCGCESRGLWEWFREARVSSSEVICASPSTRRGQDLRFLREMDFAPCPLPDPGSIAGSTTTTFSTKTRWWFHKNKPQSSMKGVIEKASETVKAGLYGKGPSTTTSVVKYELGEDELALPKLDPEEYWANYGNEDSGVTLRCFELECPPEFDLPPSSSSPSSSSPSVLSLLALSLSSLCLNLNRLFG